Proteins found in one Podarcis muralis chromosome 5, rPodMur119.hap1.1, whole genome shotgun sequence genomic segment:
- the PRKAB2 gene encoding 5'-AMP-activated protein kinase subunit beta-2 isoform X3, with the protein MGNTASERGSGERPGSKAPRSEGSGAAPPAKEPPPHKIMVGSSDDPALFSAPDAKLPGDKGFVSWHHDLDESLKPAQQARPTVIRWTEGGKEVFISGSFNHWSAKIPLIKSHNDFVAILDLPEGEHQYKFFVDGQWVHDPSEPVVTSQMGTINNLIHVRKSDFEVFDALKVDSLESSETSCRDLSGSPPGIYGQEMYVYRPEERFKSPPILPPHLLQVILNKDTNISCDPALLPEPNHVMLNHLYALSIKDGVMVLSATHRYKKKYVTTLLYKPI; encoded by the exons CGCCCCGCTCGGAGGGCTCCGGGGCGGCTCCGCCGGCCAaggagccccctccccacaagaTCATGGTGGGCAGCAGCGACGACCCCGCCCTCTTCAGCGCCCCCGACGCCAAG CTTCCCGGGGACAAAGGTTTTGTGTCTTGGCACCATGACTTGGACGAGTCCCTCAAGCCAGCCCAGCAGGCTCGTCCCACCGTCATACGATggacggagggagggaaggaagtcttCATCTCTGGATCCTTCAACCATTGGAGTGCCAAGATCCCTCTCATTAAAAG CCACAATGACTTTGTCGCTATTCTGGACCTTCCTGAAGGGGAGCACCAGTACAAGTTCTTTGTGGATGGCCAGTGGGTTCATGATCCCTCCGAG CCAGTGGTCACCAGTCAGATGGGGACAATTAACAATCTGATTCATGTCAGGAAGTCTGACTTCGAAGTGTTTGATGCTTTAAAGGTGGACTCCCTAGAAAGTTCAGAGACTTCCTGTCGAG ACCTTTCTGGCTCCCCTCCTGGAATATATGGCCAAGAAATGTATGTTTATCGACCTGAGGAGCGTTTCAAGTCCCCGCCCATTcttcctccccatctcctccAAGTCATCCTTAACAAGGATACTAACATTTCG TGTGACCCAGCCCTCTTGCCGGAGCCAAACCATGTGATGCTGAACCATCTCTATGCCCTGTCAATTAAG gaTGGTGTCATGGTGCTCAGTGCCACTCATCGCTACAAGAAGAAATACGTCACTACTCTCCTCTACAAGCCCATCTGA
- the PRKAB2 gene encoding 5'-AMP-activated protein kinase subunit beta-2 isoform X2, translated as MGNTASERGSGERPGSKAPRSEGSGAAPPAKEPPPHKIMVGSSDDPALFSAPDAKLPGDKGFVSWHHDLDESLKPAQQARPTVIRWTEGGKEVFISGSFNHWSAKIPLIKSHNDFVAILDLPEGEHQYKFFVDGQWVHDPSEPVVTSQMGTINNLIHVRKSDFEVFDALKVDSLESSETSCRDLSGSPPGIYGQEMYVYRPEERFKSPPILPPHLLQVILNKDTNISCDPALLPEPNHVMLNHLYALSIKQEVLAEHGEPQGAPAQDTVPFNVLQILAI; from the exons CGCCCCGCTCGGAGGGCTCCGGGGCGGCTCCGCCGGCCAaggagccccctccccacaagaTCATGGTGGGCAGCAGCGACGACCCCGCCCTCTTCAGCGCCCCCGACGCCAAG CTTCCCGGGGACAAAGGTTTTGTGTCTTGGCACCATGACTTGGACGAGTCCCTCAAGCCAGCCCAGCAGGCTCGTCCCACCGTCATACGATggacggagggagggaaggaagtcttCATCTCTGGATCCTTCAACCATTGGAGTGCCAAGATCCCTCTCATTAAAAG CCACAATGACTTTGTCGCTATTCTGGACCTTCCTGAAGGGGAGCACCAGTACAAGTTCTTTGTGGATGGCCAGTGGGTTCATGATCCCTCCGAG CCAGTGGTCACCAGTCAGATGGGGACAATTAACAATCTGATTCATGTCAGGAAGTCTGACTTCGAAGTGTTTGATGCTTTAAAGGTGGACTCCCTAGAAAGTTCAGAGACTTCCTGTCGAG ACCTTTCTGGCTCCCCTCCTGGAATATATGGCCAAGAAATGTATGTTTATCGACCTGAGGAGCGTTTCAAGTCCCCGCCCATTcttcctccccatctcctccAAGTCATCCTTAACAAGGATACTAACATTTCG TGTGACCCAGCCCTCTTGCCGGAGCCAAACCATGTGATGCTGAACCATCTCTATGCCCTGTCAATTAAG CAGGAGGTCCTGGCTGAGCATGGGGAGCCACAGGGAGCACCTGCACAGGATACTGTTCCTTTTAATGTATTACAGATACTTGCAATATAG